The proteins below come from a single Miscanthus floridulus cultivar M001 chromosome 1, ASM1932011v1, whole genome shotgun sequence genomic window:
- the LOC136508765 gene encoding protein argonaute 1B-like isoform X4: MFLAGRQPDAPQGVIQLHNIVLRELSTARYCPVGRSFYSPNLGRRQQLGDGLETWRGFYQSIRPTQMGLSLNIDMSSTAFIEPLPVIEFVAQLLNRDISVRPLSDSDRVKIKKALRGVKVEVTHRGNMRRKYRISGLTSRATRELSCPIDDRGTVKTVVQHFLGTYGFSIQHTTLPCLQVGNQQRPNYLPMEVCKIVEGQRYSNRLTKKQITALLKVRPHEREKDISQTVHHNAYSEDPYAQEFGIRIDERLASVEARVLPPPKLKYHDSGRERDVWPRVGQWNMMNKKMVNGGRVSSWACINFSRNVQDGAARSFCHELALMCQASGVDFALEPVLPPRYARPEHVERALKGCYQDAMNILEPQGRELDLLIVILPDNNGSLYGDLKRICETDLGLVSQCCLTKYVLKANKQQYLSNISLKINVKVGGRNTVLVDALTRRIPLVSDVPTIIFGADVTHPHPGDDSSPSIAAVVASQDWPEVTKYPGLVSAQARRQELIQDLGGMVRELLISFWRATGQKPKRIIFYRDGVGEGQFCQVLLYELDAISRACASLESDYQPPVTFVVVQKRHHTRLFANNHNDPRAVDKSGNILPGTVVDSKICHPTQFDFYLCSHAGIQGTSRPAHYHVLWDENKFTADGLQTLTNNLCYTYARCTRSLSIVPPAYYAHLAAFRARYYLEPDTTDSGSMASGATPSRGPPPEARNTRAGVGNVAVRPLPALKENVKRVMFYC; this comes from the exons ATGTTTCTAGCTGGGAGGCAACCAGATGCTCCTCAAGGAGTAATTCAATTACATAACATTGTGCTACGTGAATTGTCTACTGCCAG GTATTGTCCTGTTGGTAGATCATTTTATTCTCCCAACTTAGGGAGACGTCAGCAACTTGGTGATGGTTTGGAAACTTGGCGTGGTTTCTACCAAAGCATAAGGCCCACACAGATGGGTCTTTCTCTGAATATTG ATATGTCCTCTACTGCATTTATTGAGCCCCTCcctgtgattgaatttgttgctCAGCTTCTTAACAGAGATATCTCAGTTAGACCATTGTCTGATTCTGATCGTGTGAAG ATTAAAAAAGCCCTACGAGGTGTGAAAGTCGAGGTCACACACCGTGGAAACATGCGTAGGAAATATCGGATATCTGGCCTCACTTCACGAGCAACAAGGGAGTTATC ATGCCCTATTGATGATCGTGGTACTGTTAAGACTGTGGTGCAACACTTCCTGGGGACTTATGGCTTCAGTATTCAGCACACCACTTTACCTTGCTTGCAAGTGGGCAATCAGCAAAGACCAAATTATCTGCCTATGGAG GTCTGTAAGATAGTTGAGGGACAGCGTTACTCAAATCGTCTTACTAAGAAACAGATCACTGCTCTACTGAAGGTGCGTCCCCATGAGCGTGAGAAAGACATCTCGCAG ACTGTTCATCACAATGCCTACTCTGAGGATCCTTATGCCCAGGAATTTGGTATAAGGATTGATGAGCGTCTTGCATCCGTTGAAGCTCGTGTTCTGCCTCCCCCAAAG CTGAAATACCATGATAGTGGCAGAGAGAGGGATGTATGGCCAAGAGTTGGCCAGTGGAATATGATGAATAAG AAAATGGTCAATGGTGGTAGAGTTAGCAGCTGGGCATGCATTAACTTCTCACGAAATGTGCAAGATGGTGCTGCCAGGAGTTTCTGTCATGAACTGGCTTTGATGTGCCAAGCATCAGGAGTG GATTTTGCACTTGAACCTGTGCTGCCCCCTCGCTATGCGAGGCCTGAACATGTTGAAAGAGCATTAAAGGGATGCTACCAAGATGCCATGAACATACTCGAGCCTCAGGGCCGAGAACTTGACTTGCTGATTGTAATACTGCCTGACAATAATGGTTCTCTTTACG GGGATCTCAAAAGGATCTGTGAGACTGATCTTGGATTGGTCTCCCAATGCTGTTTGACTAAATATGTTCTCAAGGCGAACAAGCAGCAGTATCTTTCAAATATCTCCCTGAAAATAAATGTGAAG GTTGGGGGAAGGAATACGGTACTTGTTGATGCTTTGACAAGGAGAATCCCCCTTGTCAGTGACGTACCAACTATTATCTTTGGTGCTGATGTGACCCATCCCCATCCTGGGGACGATTCTAGTCCTTCCATTGCAGCT GTTGTTGCTTCTCAGGACTGGCCTGAGGTTACAAAGTATCCAGGATTAGTGAGTGCTCAAGCCCGTCGCCAAGAATTGATACAGGATCTTGGTGGCATGGTCAG GGAACTTCTCATTTCTTTCTGGCGGGCAACTGGACAGAAACCAAAGAGGATCATATTCTACAG GGATGGTGTCGGTGAGGGACAGTTCTGCCAAGTTCTGTTGTATGAACTTGATGCCATTAGTAGG GCCTGTGCATCATTGGAGTCGGATTACCAGCCTCCAGTTACTTTTGTTGTGGTCCAGAAGCGTCATCACACTAGGTTGTTTGCTAATAATCACAATGACCCACGTGCTGTTGATAAAAGTGGAAACATACTGCCTG GTACTGTGGTGGACTCAAAGATCTGCCATCCAactcaatttgatttctacctctGTAGCCATGCTGGCATTCAG GGAACAAGCCGCCCTGCCCATTATCATGTTCTGTGGGATGAAAACAAATTTACCGCTGATGGGTTGCAAACTCTCACCAACAACCTGTGTTACAC GTATGCTAGGTGCACTCGCTCATTATCAATCG TACCTCCTGCGTACTATGCTCACCTGGCAGCCTTCCGAGCTCGCTACTACCTGGAGCCGGATACCACTGACAGTGGGTCTATGGCGAGCGGTGCTACGCCAAGCCGTGGCCCTCCACCAGAGGCACGCAACACCAGGGCTGGTGTTGGGAATGTTGCTGTGAGGCCATTACCTGCCCTCAAGGAAAACGTGAAGCGCGTCATGTTCTACTGCTAA